A segment of the Desulfatiglans anilini DSM 4660 genome:
GTTTGAGGTAGATGGTCATGGGCGGCTCAGGGTCCTGTATCCGGTGCTGAAAGACGGTGAGACCCCCTTGTTTGTCCATGCCAAGGTTATGATATGCGATGAGAGGTTGGTGCGGATCGGGTCTGCAAACCTGAGCAATCGATCCATGGGGCTGGATTCGGAATGTGATCTGGCCATTGAATCTGTGGGTGATCGGCGTCAACAGACAAAAATGGGGATAGCGGCCTTTCGAAACCGGCTGCTGGCCGAACACCTGGGAACGACCCCCGAAAAGGCGGCTGATTGCATTGCCGGGCACCCGTCGCTGATCGAGGCGATCGAATCGCTGATGGGCAGCGGCCGCACCCTGAAACCGATGGAGGACCGCCAGGATATCCCTGTTGACGGGGCGGCCCTGGTGCCGGATACATCTTACATCGACCCGGAAAGGCCGGTCCAGATGGACCAGATGATCGATCAGTTTGTCCACGAAGAAAAGCCCGAATTCCGCAAACGCCATCTGGTAAAGGCGGTTGTGACCGTCCTGGTCCTGCTGGGAATGGCCGCTGCATGGCGCTGGACGCCTCTCTCGGAGTGGATCGATGTGAAACAAATCACCACATGGGCCCAGTCCATAGAAGGAAGTGGCTTTGTGGGTGTTGTTGTGGCAGCGGCCTTCGTTTTGGGGGGGATCCTGATGGCACCCGTTACCCTTTTGGTTGGGGCTACGGCAATGATCTTCCCACCGCTCAAGGCGAGCATTTACGCCCTTGGAGGATGCCTTGCCAGCGCCGTCGTGACCTACGCGATCGGGGCCCACCTGGGAAAAGGGTTGATACGCCGGTTGGCAGGCAAGAAGATCAACCGGCTGGGAAAGATATTGGCCAAACAGGGTCTGATTACCATGGTGGTTGTGCGCAACCTGCCGGTCGCCCCCTTCACCGTTGTCAATCTGATTGCCGGAGCCTCGCGGATAAGGTTCAGGGATTATCTGATAGGCACCGCACTGGGGCTCGCCCCTGGGGTGCTCGCTATTTCCATCTTTGCCGACCGTCTCATTCTCGCGGTGAAAGACCCGGAATGGAAGAATATCGCCATAACTGTCGGGCTGGCTATTGTCCTGGTCATCGGCATCTGGTGGACGAAGAAAAGGATCTCAAAGGAAGAGGAAGATTGAACCACGGAAGGATCACTGTAGGCACTTACAATGTCCATGAGTGGATCGGGAGCGACGGGCGTCAGCAACCGGCGAGGGCGATTCAGATCGTCCATGAGATTGGAGCCGACGTCATTGCCTTGCAGGAGGTATCATTTCCCGTCCGGGGGAGGCATCGGTACAGCATTGATAATCTGTCCCGGCAGACCGGGATGAGGGCTCTTCCCGGCCTCACGCTGACTCGGAGGCATGCCGATTTTGGAAATATCCTTCTCACGCGGCATCCCCTCATCCGCCTGCGAAAGCTGGATCTCACCGTGAAGCCCAGAGAACCGAGAGGCGCTGTCATGGCTGTTCTTGACATCCATGGAACGGCCTGCATGGTGGTTGGCACCCATCTGGGACTTGAACGGCGCGAACGCTCCCAACAGATTCAAGTGATCCTGAAAGAGATAGAGACCCATAACGACGGGGAGCCTTTGATCCTGATGGGCGATCTTAACGAATGGAACCCTGCGAGCGCCATGCGCCGTCTCCTGAGACGCCGCTTTGGCGCCCAGCCTGCTCCCGCCGCCTATCCCTCCCGTTTTCCGATGCTTGCCCTGGACCGAATTCTGATCCGGCCGCGCCGCGCGCTTGAAGGGATCCATGTCTTCAAATCCTGTCTCGCGAGACGCGCCTCAGACCATCTGCCGGTGGTTGCCAATATCCGGCTGCCACAGTCCGAAATCGGGTGACCCCGGTGCGTGATGGGCGCAACGCATGTGTGTAAAGCCAGGCGTGACACGTCTATCACCGGAATTTTGACGTGTCCTTGAGAAAATCGACGACTTCCTGCAGTTCCTTTTTGGCGTTTGCCAGCCCGGCTGCATCCTGAAGCGAAGCATGCCCTGGAGCTTTCCATAAGCGGCAATGGGCGGGGATTTGATATGAACGAGCGGTTGAACAAGGAGCTTGCCTTTTATGGCAGAGCTAAAAAATGTACACGTGGGCACGTCGGGCTGGCATTATAAACACTGGGCAGGCCCATTCTATCCTGAGGACATGCACAGCAATGAGTATCTTCAGTATTATGTCCAGCATTTGCATACGGTTGAAATCAACAATTCCTTTTATCAACTCCCGAAAGCCGAGACCCTGGCGTCCTGGCGGAAGACAGTCCCTGAGGGATTCAAATTTGCCGTTAAAGCCAGCCGATATATTACCCACATGAAGAAGCTGAAAGACTCCAAAGAGGCCCTGAACGTCTTCCTGAAAAGAGTGGATGTGTTGGGAGACAAACTCGGTCCCATCCTGTTTCAACTGCCTCCGCGCTGGCGCTTTAACGCGGACCGTCTTTATGATTTTTTGAAGATGCTTCCCAACCGCTGCCGATATGCGTTTGAATTCCGGGATGTATCCTGGATGAACCCGGAAGCCTATGAGGCCCTGAAACTATTTGGAGCGGCCTTCTGTATCTACGATCTGGCGGGATACCAATCTCCAAAAGAAACCACAGCGGATTTCATCTATATCCGGCTTCATGGTCCTGGCGGCGCCTACAAAGGCAACTACAGTGTTGCGGCA
Coding sequences within it:
- a CDS encoding VTT domain-containing protein — translated: MSVEGNIVVDKQGPILKEGENCWRIENASRVSFLVDGAAYFEAFSSAIDQAEKTIYIAGWEIDSRVSLFKGRKNRASVRLKEHIDKKIAATPHLQAYLLYWDFSMIYALEREWLSMFKLGWNTNRRIHFFMDDEHPTGASQHQKIVVIDDRVAFSGGIDLTGNRWDTPEHRLHDSRRINPSGRTYKPFHDIQMLVEGDAAAALGDLFRDRWHRATGKHLPCPRSEGPVPWPLPVEADMTDVRVAIARTSPAFKGRKEVREVEALYKDAIQAARRCIYIENQYLTSGVVAQALVESLEQEEGPEIVIVLPKESTGWLEKSAMDAIRARILKRLFEVDGHGRLRVLYPVLKDGETPLFVHAKVMICDERLVRIGSANLSNRSMGLDSECDLAIESVGDRRQQTKMGIAAFRNRLLAEHLGTTPEKAADCIAGHPSLIEAIESLMGSGRTLKPMEDRQDIPVDGAALVPDTSYIDPERPVQMDQMIDQFVHEEKPEFRKRHLVKAVVTVLVLLGMAAAWRWTPLSEWIDVKQITTWAQSIEGSGFVGVVVAAAFVLGGILMAPVTLLVGATAMIFPPLKASIYALGGCLASAVVTYAIGAHLGKGLIRRLAGKKINRLGKILAKQGLITMVVVRNLPVAPFTVVNLIAGASRIRFRDYLIGTALGLAPGVLAISIFADRLILAVKDPEWKNIAITVGLAIVLVIGIWWTKKRISKEEED
- a CDS encoding endonuclease/exonuclease/phosphatase family protein, which gives rise to MNHGRITVGTYNVHEWIGSDGRQQPARAIQIVHEIGADVIALQEVSFPVRGRHRYSIDNLSRQTGMRALPGLTLTRRHADFGNILLTRHPLIRLRKLDLTVKPREPRGAVMAVLDIHGTACMVVGTHLGLERRERSQQIQVILKEIETHNDGEPLILMGDLNEWNPASAMRRLLRRRFGAQPAPAAYPSRFPMLALDRILIRPRRALEGIHVFKSCLARRASDHLPVVANIRLPQSEIG
- a CDS encoding DUF72 domain-containing protein gives rise to the protein MAELKNVHVGTSGWHYKHWAGPFYPEDMHSNEYLQYYVQHLHTVEINNSFYQLPKAETLASWRKTVPEGFKFAVKASRYITHMKKLKDSKEALNVFLKRVDVLGDKLGPILFQLPPRWRFNADRLYDFLKMLPNRCRYAFEFRDVSWMNPEAYEALKLFGAAFCIYDLAGYQSPKETTADFIYIRLHGPGGAYKGNYSVAALSGWAGAVSTWAEMGSDVFCYFDTLLSKLGIAGV